From a region of the Nitrospira sp. genome:
- the gnd gene encoding decarboxylating 6-phosphogluconate dehydrogenase translates to MQLGMIGLGRMGANMVRRLMRGGHHCVVFDRNAEQVERLTAEGAEGAGSLDDLIRRLTPPRAVWVMVPAGDATETTVDALAQRLKVDDILIDGGNSYFKDDVRRAKALTAKGLHYVDVGTSGGTWGLDRGYCLMIGGPRPVVTRLDPIFKTLAPGRGEVERTKGRDRMEGTAEEGYLHCGPAGAGHFVKMIHNGIEYGLMQAYAEGFDIFRHANSKNLPDDRRYDLNLADIAEVWRRGSVVGSWLLDLTAAALAKNPDLSDFTGSVQDSGEGRWTVMAAVEEGVPAEVLSASLYTRFRSRQDHTFAEKVLSAMRYQFGGHVETPGGNSHS, encoded by the coding sequence ATGCAACTCGGCATGATCGGGCTGGGGCGAATGGGGGCCAACATGGTACGGCGGTTGATGCGTGGGGGGCATCACTGTGTCGTGTTTGACCGGAATGCTGAACAGGTTGAACGGCTGACCGCTGAAGGCGCCGAGGGAGCTGGTTCCCTGGACGATCTGATCCGCCGATTGACCCCGCCGCGGGCTGTGTGGGTGATGGTGCCGGCAGGCGATGCGACCGAAACCACCGTCGACGCCCTCGCGCAACGGCTGAAGGTCGATGATATCCTCATCGATGGAGGCAACTCGTATTTCAAAGATGATGTACGGCGTGCCAAGGCGCTAACGGCGAAGGGGCTTCACTATGTGGATGTCGGAACGAGCGGGGGAACCTGGGGATTAGACCGGGGCTATTGCCTGATGATCGGCGGCCCCAGGCCGGTGGTGACGCGTCTTGATCCGATCTTTAAAACCCTCGCGCCCGGTCGAGGTGAGGTTGAACGGACGAAGGGGCGGGACCGCATGGAGGGCACGGCAGAGGAGGGGTACCTGCACTGCGGGCCCGCCGGAGCAGGCCATTTCGTCAAAATGATTCATAACGGGATTGAGTATGGTTTGATGCAAGCCTATGCCGAAGGGTTCGATATTTTCCGTCATGCCAACTCGAAGAACCTTCCCGATGACCGGCGGTACGATTTGAACCTTGCGGACATTGCCGAAGTGTGGCGCCGGGGCAGTGTGGTGGGATCGTGGCTGCTCGACTTGACCGCCGCCGCGCTGGCGAAAAATCCAGACCTGTCCGATTTTACCGGTTCTGTCCAGGATTCCGGAGAGGGTCGCTGGACGGTGATGGCTGCAGTAGAGGAGGGCGTTCCTGCAGAAGTCCTGTCTGCATCGCTCTATACCAGGTTCCGTTCTCGTCAAGACCATACCTTTGCCGAAAAGGTGCTCTCGGCGATGCGCTACCAATTCGGCGGCCATGTCGAGACGCCGGGTGGCAATTCCCATTCATAA